The following proteins come from a genomic window of Limnohabitans sp. 103DPR2:
- a CDS encoding TRAP transporter substrate-binding protein, translated as MDRRSLIKNAGIAGVLAAGVAPAVHAQATLRWRIASSFPKSLDTLFGVCDVFAKKVGELSGGKFTITTHAAGELMPAFGVLDGVSNGTVEMANTAPYYFFGKDPTYALDCAIPFGLNSRQMTAWMYEGNGLKLFREFYAKVGIVNFPMGNTGVQMGGWYRKEIKSLADMKGLKFRVGGFGGKVLEPLGVVPQNIPGGEIYQSLEKGTIDAAEWVGPYDDLKLGLNKVAPNYYFPGFWEVGPQLALYVNQKAYEGLSSEYKAIVECAAAYAHTDMQAKYDYKNPAALKTLIGQGAKLRAFPKDVMDAAFKSSQEVYADLNNTNPAWKKIYADYSNFRREANQWFSLAESNMNNFMERQKL; from the coding sequence ATGGATCGTCGTTCCCTTATTAAAAATGCCGGTATTGCTGGCGTCTTGGCCGCTGGTGTAGCCCCAGCGGTTCACGCTCAAGCCACATTGCGCTGGCGCATTGCTTCTAGCTTCCCCAAATCACTCGACACATTGTTTGGTGTTTGCGACGTGTTTGCCAAAAAAGTTGGCGAATTGTCTGGCGGCAAGTTCACTATCACCACTCACGCTGCTGGCGAATTGATGCCTGCATTCGGCGTGCTCGACGGCGTGTCCAACGGCACCGTTGAAATGGCCAACACTGCGCCTTACTACTTCTTCGGCAAAGATCCCACATACGCTTTGGATTGCGCCATTCCTTTCGGCCTCAACAGCCGTCAAATGACTGCTTGGATGTACGAAGGCAATGGCTTGAAGCTGTTCCGTGAGTTCTACGCCAAAGTGGGCATCGTGAACTTCCCAATGGGCAACACAGGCGTGCAAATGGGCGGCTGGTATCGCAAAGAGATCAAATCTTTGGCCGACATGAAAGGCCTGAAATTCCGCGTCGGCGGTTTCGGCGGCAAAGTGCTGGAACCCCTGGGCGTTGTGCCCCAAAACATTCCTGGTGGCGAGATTTATCAATCCCTGGAAAAAGGCACCATCGACGCAGCCGAGTGGGTTGGCCCTTATGACGACCTCAAATTGGGTCTGAACAAAGTGGCTCCCAACTACTACTTCCCCGGTTTCTGGGAAGTGGGTCCACAGTTGGCCTTGTACGTCAACCAAAAGGCCTACGAAGGTTTGTCTAGCGAATACAAAGCCATTGTTGAGTGCGCTGCAGCTTATGCCCACACCGACATGCAAGCCAAGTACGACTACAAAAACCCAGCGGCTCTCAAGACACTCATTGGTCAAGGCGCCAAATTGCGCGCATTCCCCAAAGACGTGATGGACGCTGCCTTCAAGTCTTCGCAAGAAGTTTACGCAGACCTGAACAACACCAACCCAGCCTGGAAGAAAATCTACGCTGACTACTCTAACTTCCGTCGTGAAGCCAACCAGTGGTTCAGCTTGGCTGAGTCCAACATGAACAACTTCATGGAACGCCAAAAGCTGTAA
- the xseB gene encoding exodeoxyribonuclease VII small subunit, with the protein MPKATPTPAKAQADQAVPESYEEAVQELEQLLAKLESGQLPLDQLLTHYQRGATLLAYCRERLAAIETQISVLDEGSLKPWDGV; encoded by the coding sequence ATGCCCAAAGCCACTCCTACCCCAGCCAAAGCGCAGGCCGATCAGGCCGTTCCTGAAAGCTACGAAGAGGCGGTTCAAGAGCTGGAGCAGTTGTTGGCCAAACTCGAATCCGGTCAATTGCCTTTGGATCAGCTGCTGACGCATTACCAAAGAGGCGCAACTTTGCTGGCCTATTGCCGCGAACGTTTGGCCGCCATCGAAACCCAAATCAGCGTTTTAGATGAGGGCAGTTTGAAACCTTGGGACGGCGTATGA
- a CDS encoding aromatic ring-hydroxylating oxygenase subunit alpha, translating to MSDLSLQLQQAASQLPVSSYFDDALFQRELKSIFQQGPKYVGHQLSVPEIGDYHALPQEAGGRALVRSERGVELISNICRHRQAVMLQGRGSLHTQQKGSAGGNIVCPLHRWTYAPSGNLLGAPHFAQDPCLNLQNYPLQEWNGLLFEGNGRDVTADLAGMGPRAALDFTGFKLDHVEMHECNYNWKTFIEVYLEDYHVEPFHPGLGNFVTCDDLNWQFQKEFSVQTVGIANRLGKAGSPVYKRWQEQLMQYRQGAVPEFGAIWLTYYPHIMVEWYPHVLTVSTLHPISPEKTLNMVEFYYPEEIVAFEREFVEAQQAAYMETCIEDDEIGERMDAGRKALLKRGDNEVGPYQSPMEDGMQHFHEWYRRKMGDALTD from the coding sequence ATGTCTGATTTAAGTCTTCAACTGCAGCAGGCCGCAAGCCAACTACCAGTTTCAAGCTACTTTGATGACGCGCTGTTTCAGCGCGAGCTGAAAAGCATTTTTCAGCAAGGCCCCAAGTACGTGGGTCATCAACTGTCCGTTCCCGAAATCGGGGACTACCATGCCCTGCCCCAAGAGGCCGGTGGCCGTGCCTTGGTTCGGTCCGAGCGCGGCGTCGAATTGATCTCCAACATTTGCAGGCACCGCCAAGCGGTCATGCTGCAAGGACGTGGTTCACTTCATACCCAACAAAAAGGCAGCGCGGGTGGCAACATTGTTTGCCCACTTCACCGTTGGACTTATGCACCTTCTGGCAACTTGCTGGGTGCCCCACACTTTGCCCAAGACCCTTGCCTGAACCTTCAAAACTACCCACTCCAAGAATGGAATGGCTTGCTCTTTGAAGGCAATGGCCGCGATGTGACCGCCGATTTGGCCGGCATGGGCCCTCGCGCCGCCCTTGACTTCACGGGCTTCAAACTCGATCACGTTGAGATGCACGAGTGCAACTACAACTGGAAAACCTTCATCGAGGTTTACCTCGAGGACTATCACGTCGAGCCCTTCCATCCTGGCTTGGGCAATTTCGTGACCTGTGACGACCTCAATTGGCAATTCCAAAAAGAGTTTTCGGTGCAAACGGTTGGAATCGCTAACCGTTTGGGAAAAGCAGGCAGCCCGGTCTACAAACGCTGGCAAGAGCAACTCATGCAATACCGCCAAGGTGCCGTTCCCGAATTCGGCGCCATCTGGCTCACCTACTACCCCCACATCATGGTGGAGTGGTATCCGCATGTTTTGACGGTGTCCACACTGCACCCCATCAGCCCCGAAAAAACGCTGAACATGGTGGAGTTTTACTACCCCGAAGAAATCGTTGCCTTTGAGCGTGAGTTTGTAGAAGCACAGCAAGCCGCGTACATGGAAACATGCATTGAGGACGATGAAATTGGCGAACGCATGGACGCCGGTCGCAAAGCCTTGTTGAAACGAGGCGACAACGAAGTGGGCCCCTATCAAAGTCCCATGGAAGATGGCATGCAACATTTCCACGAGTGGTACCGACGAAAAATGGGCGACGCCCTTACCGACTGA
- the dxs gene encoding 1-deoxy-D-xylulose-5-phosphate synthase yields the protein MLESIHSPADLRKLQRSDLPRLADEVRQCVLDNVSKTGGHLSSNLGTVELTVALHYVFNTPEDRIVWDVGHQTYPHKILTGRRERMPTLRQLGGLSGFPRRDESEYDTFGTAHSSTSISAALGMAIAARQKGESRHAIAVIGDGAMTAGMAFEAMNNAGIEDCKLLVILNDNDMSISPPVGALNRYLAQLMSGRFYSTAKNMGKNVLKSAPPLFELAKRFEQHAKGMVVPATMFEQFGFNYIGPIDGHDLDSLIPTLENIKQLKGPQFLHVITKKGQGYKLAEDDPVNYHGPGKFDPKVGLVPAATAPKPAFMHIFGQWLCDMAAQDTRLVGITPAMREGSGMVEFHKRFPDRYYDVGIAEQHAVTFAAGLACEGLKPVVAIYSTFLQRGYDQLIHDVALQNLPVVFALDRAGLVGADGATHAGAYDIAYLRCIPNMSVACPSDERECRLLLSTAYAQNHPVAVRYPRGAGVGMDAGQDLKTLEFGKAEIRREGQSLCILAFGTLLYPALQVAEKLNATVVNMRWAKPLDLEMVLRITAGHDRIVTVEDASVMGGAGSAVCEALQKADVLKPVLNLGLSDEFIEHGDPAKLMALQGLDAAGIEAAIAKKWPQSV from the coding sequence ATGCTTGAATCGATTCATTCACCTGCCGATCTGCGAAAACTGCAGCGCAGTGATTTGCCGCGCTTGGCCGACGAAGTGCGTCAATGTGTTTTGGACAACGTGTCTAAAACCGGCGGGCACCTGAGCTCCAATTTGGGCACGGTGGAACTGACCGTCGCTTTGCACTACGTCTTCAACACTCCTGAAGATCGCATCGTGTGGGACGTCGGTCATCAAACGTATCCGCACAAAATTTTGACGGGCCGTCGTGAACGCATGCCGACATTGCGCCAGCTGGGCGGCTTGTCAGGCTTTCCGCGTCGCGACGAAAGCGAGTACGACACCTTTGGCACAGCGCACTCTTCGACCAGTATTTCTGCAGCCTTGGGCATGGCCATTGCGGCACGCCAAAAGGGCGAGTCACGCCATGCGATTGCGGTCATTGGCGATGGCGCCATGACAGCGGGCATGGCCTTTGAAGCCATGAACAACGCGGGCATTGAAGATTGCAAATTGTTGGTGATCTTGAATGACAACGACATGTCCATCAGCCCACCGGTTGGGGCGCTGAATCGCTACTTGGCACAACTGATGAGTGGTCGTTTTTATTCAACGGCCAAGAACATGGGCAAGAACGTTTTAAAGAGCGCGCCGCCCCTGTTTGAATTGGCCAAGCGCTTTGAACAACATGCCAAAGGCATGGTGGTTCCAGCCACGATGTTTGAGCAATTTGGTTTCAACTACATTGGCCCCATCGATGGCCATGATTTGGACTCGCTCATTCCCACGCTGGAAAACATCAAGCAACTGAAGGGCCCGCAGTTCCTGCACGTGATTACCAAAAAAGGGCAGGGCTACAAGCTGGCTGAGGACGACCCCGTGAACTATCACGGTCCTGGCAAGTTCGATCCCAAGGTGGGTTTGGTGCCCGCAGCGACGGCCCCCAAGCCTGCTTTCATGCACATTTTTGGCCAGTGGCTTTGTGACATGGCCGCCCAAGATACGCGTTTGGTGGGCATCACGCCCGCAATGCGTGAAGGCTCGGGCATGGTGGAGTTTCACAAGCGCTTTCCCGACCGTTATTACGATGTGGGCATTGCCGAACAGCATGCCGTGACGTTTGCAGCCGGCTTGGCCTGCGAAGGTTTAAAACCAGTGGTGGCCATTTACTCCACCTTTTTGCAACGTGGCTACGACCAATTGATCCACGACGTGGCATTGCAAAACTTGCCCGTGGTCTTTGCCCTGGACCGTGCTGGTTTGGTGGGCGCTGATGGCGCGACGCACGCCGGTGCTTACGACATTGCCTATTTGCGTTGCATTCCCAACATGTCGGTGGCATGTCCCAGTGATGAGCGTGAATGCCGTTTGTTGCTCAGCACCGCTTATGCTCAAAATCACCCGGTGGCAGTGCGGTATCCGCGGGGTGCAGGTGTCGGAATGGATGCAGGTCAAGACTTGAAAACACTTGAATTTGGCAAGGCAGAGATCAGACGAGAAGGTCAAAGCCTTTGTATCTTGGCCTTTGGAACGCTTCTGTATCCCGCGTTGCAGGTTGCCGAGAAGCTCAATGCCACGGTGGTCAACATGCGGTGGGCCAAGCCCTTGGACCTTGAAATGGTCTTGCGAATCACTGCTGGCCACGATCGCATTGTGACCGTTGAGGACGCCAGCGTGATGGGTGGGGCTGGAAGTGCGGTCTGTGAGGCACTTCAAAAAGCGGATGTTCTAAAACCTGTCTTGAACTTGGGGCTTTCTGACGAGTTCATTGAGCATGGTGACCCAGCAAAGTTAATGGCTTTGCAAGGGCTGGATGCGGCTGGCATCGAGGCTGCCATCGCGAAAAAATGGCCCCAATCAGTCTGA
- a CDS encoding DMT family transporter — MQALWMVLASLFFSTMSVCVKFAATHFNTFELVCYRGAIGTLIMAVICKRKGMSLKTPVPKMHLWRSVVGVTSLAAWFYAIAYLPLATAMTLNYMSGVWVAAFLVGSTIWAGSLQNAKQQIPVALTVMVGFVGVVMILRPTFEQNQWLAGLIGVSSGVIAAMAYLQVAALGREGEPVERTVFYFSLGATVSGAVCMLFTGTSEWVWPQAWLLLPMGILAALGQWCMTRAYNDGATMVVANLQYSGIVFSALFGMFLFGDQIPLIGWAGIIVIVLSAIAATALRSRSAVALPVEDH; from the coding sequence ATGCAAGCACTCTGGATGGTTCTGGCCTCGCTGTTTTTCTCAACCATGAGTGTTTGCGTGAAGTTTGCAGCCACGCATTTCAACACCTTTGAATTGGTTTGCTACCGCGGTGCCATTGGCACCTTGATCATGGCGGTCATCTGCAAGCGCAAAGGCATGTCACTCAAAACCCCCGTGCCCAAAATGCACCTCTGGCGCTCCGTGGTCGGCGTCACGTCCTTGGCTGCATGGTTTTATGCCATTGCCTATTTGCCCTTGGCCACCGCCATGACGCTCAACTACATGAGCGGTGTCTGGGTGGCGGCATTTTTGGTGGGCAGCACCATTTGGGCAGGGTCCTTGCAAAACGCCAAACAACAAATTCCAGTGGCCCTCACCGTGATGGTGGGTTTTGTCGGTGTGGTGATGATTTTGCGTCCCACCTTTGAACAAAATCAGTGGCTGGCAGGCTTGATTGGCGTGTCCTCTGGGGTCATTGCAGCCATGGCTTATTTACAGGTTGCTGCTTTGGGCCGCGAAGGTGAACCCGTCGAGCGCACTGTGTTTTACTTTTCCTTGGGCGCCACAGTCTCAGGCGCTGTGTGCATGCTCTTTACCGGCACCAGCGAGTGGGTGTGGCCACAAGCGTGGTTGCTTTTGCCGATGGGCATTTTGGCGGCTTTAGGTCAATGGTGCATGACCCGCGCCTACAACGACGGCGCCACCATGGTGGTGGCCAATCTGCAATATTCGGGCATCGTCTTTTCAGCCTTGTTTGGCATGTTTTTGTTTGGCGATCAAATCCCCCTCATTGGATGGGCCGGCATCATTGTCATCGTGCTGAGCGCCATCGCCGCAACGGCATTGCGATCACGCAGTGCCGTTGCCTTGCCCGTTGAAGACCACTGA
- a CDS encoding sulfurtransferase, whose amino-acid sequence MYTTLISVQQLKELQASGQAFMVFDCSCDLMKPEMADVMFATVRIQGARQAHLDRNLSTHGPTAVNGGRHPLPSRETFAAWLGSLGFTNEMQAVVYDRNGANYCGRLWWMLKWLGHDAVAVLDGGLQAWQAVGGAVDSGAALPAQASSKFALKPALREWVSTADLAPQVGHANLTIIDARGAARYRGEMEPIDPVAGHIPGALNRPFNENLTAEGFFKSPQVLRAEFETLLAGRDASTVVHHCGSGVSTVPNILAMELAGLGVTRLYPGSWSEWCNTPGLPCAKS is encoded by the coding sequence ATGTACACCACCCTCATTTCCGTCCAACAACTCAAAGAACTTCAAGCCTCTGGACAAGCCTTCATGGTGTTCGATTGCAGTTGCGATTTGATGAAGCCTGAAATGGCCGACGTGATGTTTGCAACAGTGCGCATTCAAGGTGCGCGCCAAGCGCATTTAGATCGCAACCTGAGCACACATGGCCCCACAGCCGTCAACGGCGGCCGCCATCCCCTGCCTTCACGCGAAACATTTGCGGCGTGGCTTGGCAGTTTAGGGTTCACCAACGAGATGCAAGCTGTGGTCTACGACCGCAACGGTGCAAACTATTGCGGCCGTTTGTGGTGGATGCTGAAATGGCTAGGCCATGATGCCGTGGCGGTGCTCGACGGCGGATTGCAAGCTTGGCAAGCCGTGGGCGGCGCTGTCGATTCTGGCGCTGCTTTACCTGCGCAAGCTTCATCTAAGTTTGCCTTGAAACCCGCGCTGCGCGAATGGGTCAGCACCGCCGACCTGGCACCCCAAGTGGGTCATGCCAATCTCACCATCATCGATGCGCGGGGTGCTGCACGCTATCGCGGCGAAATGGAACCCATCGACCCTGTGGCGGGCCACATCCCTGGTGCGCTGAACCGCCCCTTCAATGAAAACCTCACCGCTGAAGGTTTTTTCAAATCACCGCAAGTGCTGCGCGCAGAATTTGAAACACTCTTGGCGGGTCGCGACGCGTCAACGGTGGTGCATCACTGCGGCAGTGGCGTCAGTACGGTGCCCAATATTTTGGCCATGGAGTTGGCGGGCTTGGGTGTGACCCGTTTGTACCCAGGCAGCTGGAGTGAATGGTGCAACACACCTGGCCTGCCCTGCGCCAAGTCTTGA
- a CDS encoding substrate-binding domain-containing protein has product MRKIELSYSWGPEDAPPLAADALKPRQQALLRNPLMDLLQAVREQGSIAAAAKSLNLSYRHVWGELKKWEQRLNQNLIVWEKGMPAELSEFASKLLWAERQAQARLAAPIESLMAEIERTFAVAFDPQAHLLTLYASYDDALVSLRESTAQQALHLDIRFCGSVDAIRALNEGRCEIAGFHTLSQPNDKSLSAITYKPLLKPGHHKLIGFAKRTQGLLVRTGNPLNIQSLADVVNGRFRYVNRGLGTGTRLLLDELLKNQNIQADQLKGYQRQELSHNAVATCVASGQADAGLAIESAALAAGLDFIPLVTENYWLACLKSALDSPPVAALRQHLTDQRWQTTLQAMPGYQTNQSGNVHSLRNELPWWNLKPRKTVA; this is encoded by the coding sequence GTGCGAAAAATTGAACTTTCTTACAGTTGGGGGCCTGAAGATGCGCCCCCCTTAGCGGCCGATGCTTTAAAACCAAGGCAGCAAGCATTGCTCCGCAACCCGCTCATGGACTTGCTCCAAGCTGTTCGCGAACAAGGCTCCATTGCGGCAGCGGCAAAATCGCTCAACCTGTCTTACCGTCATGTTTGGGGCGAGTTGAAAAAATGGGAGCAACGTCTGAACCAAAACTTGATCGTTTGGGAAAAAGGCATGCCTGCCGAATTATCAGAATTTGCGAGTAAATTGCTGTGGGCCGAAAGACAAGCCCAGGCCAGATTGGCGGCCCCCATTGAATCTCTGATGGCAGAGATCGAGAGAACCTTTGCTGTCGCTTTTGACCCTCAAGCTCACTTGCTCACCCTCTATGCCAGTTATGACGATGCGTTGGTTAGTTTGCGCGAGTCCACAGCTCAACAAGCTTTACACCTGGACATTCGGTTTTGCGGCAGCGTGGATGCCATTCGAGCCTTGAACGAAGGTCGCTGCGAAATTGCTGGATTTCACACCCTGTCACAGCCCAACGACAAAAGCCTTTCCGCAATCACCTACAAGCCCCTTCTCAAACCGGGTCACCACAAATTGATAGGCTTTGCCAAACGCACCCAGGGCTTGCTGGTCAGGACGGGAAATCCTTTGAACATCCAATCCCTGGCGGATGTTGTGAACGGCAGGTTTCGCTACGTTAACCGCGGACTGGGGACGGGAACAAGACTGCTGCTGGATGAGTTGCTCAAAAATCAAAACATTCAAGCTGACCAACTGAAAGGCTACCAGCGACAAGAACTCTCTCACAACGCGGTTGCAACTTGCGTGGCCTCCGGTCAAGCCGATGCGGGTTTGGCCATAGAAAGCGCGGCACTGGCCGCCGGCCTAGACTTCATTCCCTTGGTGACTGAAAACTATTGGCTGGCCTGCCTCAAGAGCGCCTTAGACTCACCCCCTGTAGCAGCGCTAAGACAGCATTTGACCGATCAGCGGTGGCAAACCACCTTGCAGGCAATGCCCGGCTATCAAACCAATCAATCGGGCAATGTGCACTCCTTGCGAAATGAGTTGCCCTGGTGGAACTTAAAACCCCGAAAAACAGTCGCTTGA
- a CDS encoding TRAP transporter large permease: MTEFLIANMAPIMFVSLILFLMFGYAVTFSLAACGLFFGFVGVELGVIQATFLQSLPLRMFGIMQNDTLLAIPFFTFMGLILERSGMAEDLLDTIGQLFGPIRGGLAYAVILVGAMLAATTGVVAASVISMGLISLPIMLRYGYDRRVAGGVIAASGTLAQIIPPSLVLIVLADQLGKSVGDLYKGAFIPGFVLTGLYVGYILMISFMRPQWVPALPLEARTIKEDDGTSGLRSLSILTIVSVAIAVGFAKWLPDTTPTDETIVVSMCVGVGFAFIASLVNKITKLGLLSNMAERVTFVLIPPLALIFLVLGTIFLGIATPTEGGAMGAVGALVMALARNRIDMKLIRQAMDSTMKLSCFVLFILIGATVFSLAFQGVDGPIWVEHLLSGLPGGQLGFLIVVNILVFILAFFLDFFELAFIIIPLIGPVAEKLGIDLVWFGVLLAVNMQTSFMHPPFGFALFYLRSVAPVEDYIDRVTKKTIKKVTIEDIYWGAVPFVVIQVIMVGLIIAFPGLVSSGLSKEPTVDAEAVLMQMRADTATDDADAAKNETPGQEVDPVKALMESMKEDQAKKP, from the coding sequence ATGACCGAGTTCTTGATCGCCAACATGGCGCCTATCATGTTCGTGTCGCTCATCTTGTTTTTGATGTTCGGCTACGCAGTCACATTCTCTTTGGCCGCTTGCGGTCTGTTCTTTGGTTTTGTCGGTGTGGAGTTGGGCGTTATTCAAGCCACCTTCTTGCAAAGCTTGCCGCTTCGCATGTTCGGCATCATGCAAAACGACACCTTGTTGGCCATTCCGTTCTTTACCTTCATGGGATTGATCTTGGAACGCTCTGGCATGGCGGAAGACCTGCTTGACACCATTGGTCAGTTGTTCGGCCCCATCCGTGGAGGCTTGGCCTACGCCGTTATTTTGGTGGGTGCCATGTTGGCTGCCACCACCGGTGTGGTGGCAGCTTCTGTGATTTCCATGGGCCTAATTTCGCTGCCCATCATGTTGCGCTACGGCTATGACCGCCGCGTGGCGGGTGGTGTGATTGCCGCCTCGGGTACCTTGGCACAGATCATTCCGCCTTCCTTGGTGCTGATCGTGTTGGCCGACCAGTTGGGCAAGAGTGTGGGCGACCTGTACAAGGGCGCATTCATTCCAGGTTTTGTACTCACAGGTTTGTATGTGGGCTACATTTTGATGATCAGCTTTATGCGTCCACAGTGGGTGCCAGCCTTGCCCTTGGAGGCGCGAACCATCAAAGAAGATGACGGCACTTCCGGCTTGCGTTCATTGTCCATCTTGACAATTGTTTCTGTTGCAATTGCAGTTGGTTTTGCCAAGTGGTTGCCAGATACAACCCCCACGGATGAAACCATCGTGGTGTCCATGTGCGTTGGTGTTGGCTTTGCCTTCATTGCATCCTTGGTCAATAAAATCACCAAGTTGGGCCTCTTGTCCAACATGGCCGAGCGTGTGACCTTTGTGTTGATTCCTCCTTTGGCCCTTATTTTCTTGGTTCTGGGAACCATCTTCTTGGGCATTGCAACCCCCACTGAAGGCGGTGCGATGGGTGCTGTTGGTGCTTTGGTCATGGCCTTGGCGCGTAACCGCATTGACATGAAACTCATCCGTCAAGCCATGGACTCCACCATGAAGCTGTCTTGCTTCGTGTTGTTCATCCTGATTGGTGCCACCGTGTTCAGCTTGGCTTTCCAAGGTGTGGATGGTCCCATTTGGGTGGAGCATCTGTTGTCTGGCTTGCCAGGCGGTCAGTTGGGCTTCCTCATTGTGGTGAACATTTTGGTGTTCATCTTGGCCTTCTTCTTAGACTTCTTTGAATTGGCCTTCATCATCATCCCACTCATTGGCCCTGTCGCTGAGAAACTGGGCATTGACTTGGTATGGTTTGGTGTGTTGTTGGCTGTGAACATGCAGACGTCCTTCATGCACCCTCCCTTCGGATTTGCCTTGTTCTATCTCCGAAGCGTGGCACCTGTGGAAGACTACATTGACCGCGTGACCAAGAAAACCATCAAGAAAGTCACCATCGAAGACATCTATTGGGGCGCAGTTCCCTTTGTGGTCATTCAAGTGATCATGGTGGGCTTGATCATTGCCTTCCCTGGTTTGGTCTCCAGTGGTTTGTCCAAAGAGCCTACAGTGGACGCCGAGGCCGTGCTCATGCAAATGCGTGCTGACACTGCAACCGATGATGCGGATGCAGCTAAAAACGAGACCCCCGGCCAGGAAGTGGATCCTGTAAAAGCCTTAATGGAGTCCATGAAAGAAGACCAAGCTAAGAAGCCTTGA
- a CDS encoding TRAP transporter small permease subunit translates to MESLLALSKRIDKFSEWVGRWVAWLVLAAVLISAGNAVVRKAFNTSSNAFLEIQWYLFAAVFMLAAGYTLLRQEHVKIDVVSGRFSKRTQIWIDIVGITFFLLPFVFYIIKLAMPLVINAYVSNEMSSNAGGLIRWPVFALLPLGLLLLGIQAISELIKRVAFLQGMIPDPSKKQGAKTPEEEFAEFLLQKEVAAREAAQMGAQK, encoded by the coding sequence ATGGAATCCCTGTTAGCGCTGTCCAAACGGATAGACAAATTCAGTGAGTGGGTGGGTCGTTGGGTGGCTTGGTTGGTTTTGGCAGCCGTGCTCATCAGCGCTGGCAATGCGGTCGTTCGCAAAGCTTTCAACACCAGCTCCAACGCTTTTCTTGAAATTCAGTGGTACTTGTTTGCTGCTGTGTTCATGTTGGCTGCGGGGTACACCTTGCTCCGACAAGAGCACGTCAAGATTGACGTTGTGTCGGGACGTTTTTCTAAACGCACCCAAATCTGGATTGACATTGTCGGCATCACTTTTTTCTTGCTGCCCTTTGTTTTTTACATCATTAAGTTGGCCATGCCTTTGGTCATCAATGCCTACGTCAGCAACGAAATGTCTTCCAATGCCGGCGGCCTGATTCGCTGGCCTGTGTTTGCTTTGTTGCCTTTGGGCTTGTTGTTATTGGGCATTCAGGCCATTTCCGAACTCATCAAGCGCGTGGCGTTCTTGCAGGGCATGATTCCCGATCCCAGTAAAAAACAAGGTGCCAAAACACCTGAAGAAGAATTCGCAGAGTTCTTGTTGCAAAAAGAAGTTGCTGCCCGTGAAGCTGCACAAATGGGAGCCCAAAAATGA
- a CDS encoding polyprenyl synthetase family protein, whose protein sequence is MSDSFSGNFNFKAWSEARLAQVEQQLKQGIDGHSPAGLGEAMRYAVLDGGKRLRPLLVLAAAEAIGVDLEAASVSDQPAAIAALRAACAIELIHAYSLVHDDMPCMDNDVLRRGKPTVHVKYGEAQALLVGDGLQALAFEYLTPLDGSTELEVQALQVGLLARAAGYQGMAGGQAIDLASVGLPLTEAQLRQMHRLKTGALLLCSVQMGAVCAGKPSTLVMDALSQYAQCLGLAFQVVDDILDVTSDSATLGKTAGKDAAADKPTYVSLLGLAKAQELAEQLHAESLAALTASGLNATATAALRALASQVVERKN, encoded by the coding sequence ATGAGCGACTCTTTTTCTGGCAACTTCAATTTCAAAGCTTGGTCGGAAGCCCGACTGGCGCAAGTCGAGCAGCAACTCAAACAAGGCATTGATGGGCATTCCCCCGCTGGTTTGGGTGAAGCCATGCGCTATGCCGTTTTGGACGGCGGCAAACGTTTGCGCCCCTTGCTGGTTTTGGCTGCAGCAGAAGCCATTGGTGTGGACTTAGAAGCCGCCAGTGTGTCTGATCAGCCTGCCGCCATTGCCGCATTGCGTGCTGCATGCGCCATTGAATTGATTCATGCGTATTCCTTGGTTCACGATGACATGCCTTGCATGGACAACGATGTGTTGCGCCGCGGCAAGCCCACGGTTCATGTGAAATACGGTGAGGCGCAGGCCTTGTTGGTGGGTGATGGCTTGCAAGCCTTGGCTTTTGAATACCTCACGCCATTGGATGGCAGCACCGAGTTGGAAGTTCAGGCTTTGCAAGTTGGCTTGTTGGCCCGAGCTGCGGGCTACCAAGGCATGGCAGGCGGCCAAGCCATTGACTTGGCCAGCGTTGGATTGCCCTTGACCGAAGCGCAACTGCGCCAAATGCATCGCCTCAAAACCGGCGCCTTGTTGTTGTGCAGCGTGCAAATGGGTGCCGTCTGTGCGGGCAAGCCCAGCACCTTGGTGATGGACGCATTGTCGCAATACGCCCAATGCTTGGGTCTGGCTTTTCAGGTGGTTGACGACATTTTGGATGTCACCTCAGACTCGGCCACCTTGGGCAAAACTGCTGGCAAAGATGCCGCGGCCGACAAACCCACTTATGTGTCTTTGCTAGGTCTTGCCAAAGCGCAAGAACTGGCAGAACAACTTCATGCTGAATCGCTGGCCGCATTGACTGCCAGCGGTTTGAACGCCACAGCCACAGCCGCTTTGCGCGCCTTGGCCAGCCAAGTGGTGGAACGGAAAAATTAA